The DNA sequence TACTCATTATGCCAAGAAAACAACACACTAAGCAGTTCAAGTTGGATGCTGTCAACTATCGTAAGGAACACCCTGATCTCACTCAGGCTGAATGTGCCAAGAATCTCGGAATAGGTGTTAGCACCTTAGCCAGGTGGGAAGCTCAATATAGAGACTCTGATGGCGACATCCCAGTTAGAGGATCCGGAAACTATGCCTCTGACGAAGAAAAGGAAATCGCTCGTCTGAAACGGGAGCTTCGTGATGCTCAGGATGCGCTCGATGTGTTAAAAAAAGCCATCAGCATTCTGGGCAAAGACTGACAGAAGCTATCTATACAGAAGTTTCTGCAAAGGTAGAGGCATCTAAAGTTACTAAACGCCGCGTCTCTACTTCTGGAATGCTGAAATTTTTAGGCGTGTCTCGTTCTGGATACAGAGCCTTTCTAAACCGTAAGCTCTCTCCTACTCGACAGCGAAAAGAATCTGTCAAAAAGGAAATCCAGAAAATCTATGATGATTCTAAACAGAATTACGGCGCTCCTAAAATAACACAGGAACTTCGCAAATCTGGCGAAACCATTGCAGAGCGTACTGTAGGTAAATATATGCGCGAAATGGGTATAAAAGCTCAATGGGTCAAGCCTTGGACCACTACTACCAGAGACTCTGATTTTAGCAGTGAACTCCATAACATCCTGAATGAGCAGTTCAACCCTGAACGTCCTAACGCTGTCTGGTGCACCGATATCACTTATATCTGGACACAGGATGGATTTGTCTATCTTAATTGCGTTATGGACTTATTTGCCAGAAAGATTATTGCATGGACGCTCTCTGACACTATGGAAGTATCTTCCGTAATTGAAACAATCAATAAAGCAAAGGCTGTTCGAAATACCGATTTGCCTTTGATTATACATTCAGACCGTGGCAGCCAGTATGTTTCTAACGCATGGCGTGAAGCCACAGAAAATATGCAGCGTAGTTATTCTCACAAGGGCTACCCTTATGACAATGCCTGCATTGAATCCTTCCATTCCCTGATTAAAAGAGAATGGCTTAACAGATTTCATATTCGAAACTACAAGCATGCTTATTCGCTTGTCTTTGAATACATTGAAACCTTTTATAACACCGTCAGAATACATAGTCACTGTGACTATGTGTCTCCTGATGAATTTGAAAAACTGTATGAGAGGGCGAAATTACTGCCGGCAGCTTAGCTGGCAGAACTTCTCATTTTAATTTGTGCTAAATCTTGACATAGGACCAGGGTGATGAAGATAAATGCAGATGGCACAATAACAGCGAGATGGGCAGAAGTAAGAAGGATATTAAATAAAGATGCAGAAGAAATTACAGAGGAAGAATATAATGCATTAGCAGTGCTTTATTTGAATATGGGGGAAGAGGATTTGGCACAGTTTCTTAAATTGTGTATGGATAAGGTGGAGGATGTAAAGGATACATCAAAATGGATTGGAAATGGAAGTGGTGTGTATACAGACAATAAGGAGGATTACTCTGTATGGGAAATAGATGAAGAAAA is a window from the Roseburia sp. 499 genome containing:
- a CDS encoding transposase; the encoded protein is MPRKQHTKQFKLDAVNYRKEHPDLTQAECAKNLGIGVSTLARWEAQYRDSDGDIPVRGSGNYASDEEKEIARLKRELRDAQDALDVLKKAISILGKD
- a CDS encoding IS3 family transposase, whose protein sequence is MYTEVSAKVEASKVTKRRVSTSGMLKFLGVSRSGYRAFLNRKLSPTRQRKESVKKEIQKIYDDSKQNYGAPKITQELRKSGETIAERTVGKYMREMGIKAQWVKPWTTTTRDSDFSSELHNILNEQFNPERPNAVWCTDITYIWTQDGFVYLNCVMDLFARKIIAWTLSDTMEVSSVIETINKAKAVRNTDLPLIIHSDRGSQYVSNAWREATENMQRSYSHKGYPYDNACIESFHSLIKREWLNRFHIRNYKHAYSLVFEYIETFYNTVRIHSHCDYVSPDEFEKLYERAKLLPAA